The Pectobacterium carotovorum genome includes a window with the following:
- a CDS encoding ParB N-terminal domain-containing protein, which yields MFEGMSYHIALTPVQFLLPSENVDMSNVECLMEDICRCGCWTTPVPIEKETGIIMDGNHRLRAATELGLKHIPCALLDYEDPRVSVYHWKTGQPFCKNLIMQTIVAEKSLFPYKTTRHLFQPALPSVSVVLDKLMR from the coding sequence ATGTTTGAAGGTATGAGCTACCACATTGCCCTTACGCCCGTGCAGTTCCTGCTTCCCTCTGAAAATGTTGATATGTCGAACGTGGAGTGTTTGATGGAGGATATTTGCCGCTGTGGCTGCTGGACGACACCGGTACCCATCGAGAAAGAGACCGGGATTATTATGGACGGTAACCACCGGCTACGTGCGGCCACCGAACTGGGGTTAAAGCACATTCCTTGCGCACTGCTCGATTACGAAGATCCCCGCGTGTCGGTTTACCATTGGAAGACCGGACAGCCTTTTTGCAAGAATCTGATTATGCAGACGATTGTGGCAGAGAAGAGCCTGTTTCCCTACAAGACCACGCGCCATCTTTTCCAGCCCGCGCTGCCGTCGGTGAGTGTTGTGCTGGATAAACTCATGCGTTAA
- the ompR gene encoding two-component system response regulator OmpR, which yields MQENYKILVVDDDMRLRALLERYLTEQGFQVRSVANAEQMDRLLTRESFHLMVLDLMLPGEDGLSICRRLRSQSNPMPIIMVTAKGEEVDRIVGLEIGADDYIPKPFNPRELLARIRAVLRRQANELPGAPSQEEAIIAFGKFKLNLGTREMFRDDEPMPLTSGEFAVLKALVSHPREPLSRDKLMNLARGREYSAMERSIDVQISRLRRMVEEDPAHPRYIQTVWGLGYVFVPDGSKA from the coding sequence ATGCAAGAAAACTATAAAATTCTGGTTGTAGATGACGACATGCGGTTGCGTGCGCTATTGGAGCGTTATCTGACTGAGCAGGGTTTTCAGGTACGTAGCGTAGCCAATGCTGAACAGATGGACCGTTTACTGACCCGTGAATCCTTTCACCTCATGGTGCTGGACCTGATGCTGCCGGGCGAAGATGGTCTGTCCATCTGCCGTCGCTTGCGTAGCCAAAGCAACCCGATGCCGATCATTATGGTGACGGCGAAAGGGGAAGAAGTGGATCGTATCGTCGGGCTGGAAATCGGCGCGGACGATTATATTCCTAAACCTTTCAACCCGCGTGAACTGCTGGCTCGCATCCGTGCGGTGCTGCGTCGCCAGGCGAATGAACTGCCGGGCGCGCCGTCGCAGGAAGAAGCCATTATCGCGTTTGGTAAATTTAAGCTGAATCTGGGCACGCGCGAAATGTTCCGTGATGATGAACCTATGCCGTTGACCAGCGGTGAGTTTGCCGTGCTGAAGGCGCTGGTGAGCCACCCGCGTGAACCGCTGTCCCGCGATAAGCTGATGAACCTGGCCCGTGGTCGTGAATACAGCGCGATGGAGCGTTCCATCGACGTACAAATTTCTCGTCTGCGCCGCATGGTGGAAGAGGATCCGGCGCACCCGCGCTATATCCAGACCGTGTGGGGTCTTGGCTACGTGTTTGTCCCGGACGGCAGTAAGGCATGA
- the envZ gene encoding two-component system sensor histidine kinase EnvZ: MMQWRFSPRSSFARTLLLIVTLLFVSLVTTYLVVLNFAILPSLQQFNKVLAYEVRMLMTDSLQLEDGSTLEVPPAFRREIYRELGISLYTNAAAEESGLRWAQHYKFLSDQMAQQLGGPTDVRVEVSKNTPVVWLKTWLSPDIWVRVPLTEIHQGDFSPLFRYTLAIMLLVIGGAWLFIRVQNRPLVELEHAALQVGKGIIPPPLREYGASEVRSVTRAFNQMASGVKLLADDRTLLMAGVSHDLRTPLTRIRLATEMMGKEDDYLAESINKDIEECNAIIEQFLDYLRTGQEMQTEVADLNAIMGEVVASESGYERQIDSEFATGELLVCISSLSIKRAALNLVVNAARYGNGWIKVSTGRELQRVWFQVEDDGEGIAPDQLKHLFQPFVRGDSARTTSGTGLGLAIVQRIIDAHNGVLDVGTSERGGLCVRAYLPLLAEAYAPEISTVKE; encoded by the coding sequence ATGATGCAATGGCGCTTTTCTCCGCGCAGCTCATTTGCACGGACGTTGCTACTGATTGTCACATTGTTGTTTGTCAGTTTGGTCACCACCTATCTGGTGGTGCTCAATTTCGCTATTCTGCCGAGTTTGCAGCAGTTCAATAAGGTGCTGGCATACGAAGTAAGAATGCTGATGACGGACAGTCTGCAACTGGAAGATGGCTCCACGCTTGAGGTGCCGCCTGCGTTCCGGCGTGAGATTTACCGCGAATTGGGTATATCGCTATACACCAATGCGGCGGCGGAGGAAAGCGGCCTGCGGTGGGCTCAGCACTACAAGTTTCTGAGTGACCAGATGGCGCAACAGCTGGGCGGCCCGACGGATGTGCGGGTTGAGGTCAGCAAGAACACGCCGGTGGTGTGGCTGAAAACCTGGCTGTCACCGGATATCTGGGTGCGCGTTCCCCTCACTGAAATCCATCAAGGCGATTTCTCGCCGCTCTTCCGCTATACGCTGGCGATCATGCTGCTGGTGATTGGCGGCGCCTGGCTCTTTATCCGGGTGCAGAACCGACCCTTGGTTGAGCTGGAGCATGCGGCGTTGCAGGTCGGTAAGGGCATTATTCCGCCGCCGCTGCGGGAGTATGGCGCTTCCGAGGTGCGTTCCGTGACTCGCGCCTTTAACCAGATGGCCTCCGGCGTGAAGCTGCTGGCCGATGACCGCACGCTGTTAATGGCAGGCGTGAGCCATGACCTGCGTACGCCGCTGACGCGAATTCGTCTGGCGACCGAAATGATGGGCAAGGAAGATGACTATCTGGCGGAGTCGATCAATAAGGACATTGAAGAGTGTAATGCGATTATTGAGCAGTTCCTTGACTATCTGCGTACCGGCCAGGAAATGCAGACGGAAGTGGCCGATCTGAACGCCATCATGGGTGAAGTGGTGGCATCGGAGAGCGGTTATGAACGCCAGATCGACAGCGAGTTTGCTACCGGTGAGCTGTTGGTGTGCATCAGTTCGCTGTCGATAAAACGTGCGGCGCTGAATCTGGTGGTGAATGCGGCGCGTTACGGTAACGGCTGGATAAAAGTCAGTACCGGACGTGAGCTACAGCGCGTCTGGTTTCAGGTCGAGGATGATGGAGAAGGCATTGCGCCCGATCAGTTGAAGCATCTGTTCCAGCCGTTTGTTCGCGGCGACAGCGCGCGAACCACCAGCGGTACTGGGCTGGGGCTGGCGATTGTGCAGCGTATTATTGATGCGCACAATGGCGTGCTGGATGTCGGCACCAGCGAACGCGGTGGGCTCTGTGTCCGCGCGTATTTGCCGCTGCTCGCAGAGGCATATGCGCCTGAAATCAGTACAGTGAAAGAATGA
- the pckA gene encoding phosphoenolpyruvate carboxykinase (ATP): protein MQINGITPQALTAYGIHDVRDIVYNPSYELLFEEERSPTLQGYERGIETQLGAVAVDTGIFTGRSPKDKYIVRDDVTRDTVWWSDQGKGKNDNHPLSQETWTHLKQLVTTQLSGKRLFIIDAFCGANPDSRLSVRFVTEVAWQAHFVKNMFIRPSDEELEGFEPDFIVMNGAKCTNPNWQEQGLNSENFVAFNLTERIQLIGGTWYGGEMKKGMFSIMNYLLPLKGIASMHCSANVGEKGDVAVFFGLSGTGKTTLSTDPKRQLIGDDEHGWDDDGVFNFEGGCYAKTIKLSKEAEPDIYGAIKRDALLENVTVLADGTVDFNDGSKTENTRVSYPIYHIQNIVKPVSKAGHATKVIFLTADAFGVLPPVSRLTSDQTQYHFLSGFTAKLAGTERGVTEPTPTFSACFGAAFLMLHPTQYAEVLVKRMKAAGAQAYLVNTGWNGSGKRISIKDTRGIIDAILNGSIDNAEMQTLPVFDLAIPTSLPGVNPDILDPRDTYASVEQWQEKADDLAQRFITNFDKYTDAPAGAALVKAGPKR from the coding sequence ATGCAGATCAACGGTATTACCCCGCAAGCCCTGACGGCTTATGGAATCCACGATGTCCGCGATATTGTCTACAATCCCAGCTATGAACTGCTTTTTGAAGAAGAACGCTCTCCTACCCTACAAGGCTATGAACGCGGCATCGAAACCCAACTGGGTGCAGTCGCCGTCGATACCGGCATCTTTACCGGCCGTTCCCCGAAAGACAAATACATCGTGCGCGATGACGTTACACGCGACACCGTGTGGTGGTCCGATCAGGGTAAAGGTAAGAACGATAACCATCCGTTGAGTCAGGAAACCTGGACGCACCTGAAGCAGCTCGTCACTACGCAGCTTTCCGGCAAGCGCCTGTTCATCATCGATGCCTTCTGCGGCGCGAATCCAGACAGTCGCCTCAGCGTACGTTTCGTAACGGAAGTGGCCTGGCAGGCGCATTTCGTCAAAAACATGTTTATCCGCCCGAGCGATGAAGAACTGGAAGGCTTTGAGCCAGACTTCATCGTAATGAACGGCGCAAAATGCACCAACCCGAACTGGCAGGAACAGGGGCTGAACTCCGAGAACTTTGTCGCGTTCAACCTGACAGAGCGCATCCAGCTGATCGGCGGCACCTGGTACGGCGGCGAAATGAAGAAAGGTATGTTCTCCATCATGAACTATCTGCTGCCGCTGAAAGGCATCGCCTCCATGCACTGTTCGGCAAACGTCGGCGAAAAAGGCGATGTGGCAGTCTTCTTTGGTCTTTCCGGTACAGGCAAAACCACGCTGTCCACCGACCCCAAACGCCAGTTGATTGGCGATGACGAACACGGCTGGGACGACGACGGCGTCTTCAATTTTGAAGGCGGCTGCTATGCCAAAACCATCAAGCTATCCAAAGAAGCCGAGCCGGATATCTACGGCGCGATCAAACGCGACGCCCTGCTGGAGAACGTCACCGTGCTGGCAGACGGTACCGTAGACTTCAACGACGGTTCGAAAACCGAGAACACCCGCGTCTCTTATCCTATCTACCATATTCAGAATATCGTTAAACCGGTCTCCAAAGCGGGCCATGCAACGAAAGTGATCTTCCTGACGGCTGACGCATTCGGCGTGTTGCCTCCTGTTTCTCGCCTGACGTCCGATCAAACGCAGTATCATTTCCTGTCCGGCTTTACCGCCAAACTGGCGGGAACCGAACGCGGCGTGACGGAACCGACACCGACCTTCTCCGCCTGCTTCGGCGCAGCATTCCTGATGCTGCACCCAACGCAGTACGCTGAAGTGCTGGTAAAACGCATGAAGGCGGCCGGTGCACAGGCTTATCTGGTGAACACTGGCTGGAACGGCAGCGGTAAACGTATCTCCATTAAAGATACGCGCGGGATTATTGACGCCATTCTGAACGGCAGCATTGATAATGCAGAAATGCAGACATTACCGGTCTTCGATTTGGCGATCCCAACCTCGCTGCCCGGCGTCAACCCTGACATTCTCGACCCGCGTGATACCTACGCGAGCGTCGAACAGTGGCAGGAAAAAGCGGACGATCTGGCACAGCGCTTTATCACCAACTTCGATAAATACACCGATGCACCAGCAGGCGCAGCGCTGGTGAAAGCAGGACCGAAGCGGTAA
- the hslO gene encoding Hsp33 family molecular chaperone HslO, protein MAHDQLHRYLFENYAVRGELVTVNETYQRILTNHDYPPAVQTLLGEMLVATSLLTATLKFSGDITVQLQGDGPLKLAVINGNHQQQMRGVARLQGDIAPGSSLKEMVGNGYLVITITPTEGERYQGVVGLEGETVAECLESYFQQSEQLPTRLFIRTGQHEGNQAAAGMLLQVLPAQDADRNDFDHLTQLTTTVKAEELFTLPATEVLYRLYHQEEVTVYEPQDVEFRCHCSRDRCADALMTLSDQEINEMIEQDGEIDMHCDYCGTHYLFNSLDIRAIRHDSSGNLLH, encoded by the coding sequence ATGGCTCACGACCAATTACACCGTTACCTGTTTGAAAATTATGCCGTTCGTGGCGAGCTGGTAACCGTTAACGAGACGTATCAACGTATTTTGACCAACCACGACTATCCGCCTGCGGTGCAAACGCTGCTGGGTGAAATGCTGGTTGCCACCAGCCTGTTGACGGCTACGCTAAAATTCAGCGGCGATATTACCGTTCAGCTTCAGGGCGATGGCCCACTGAAACTGGCGGTGATTAACGGCAACCATCAGCAGCAAATGCGCGGTGTTGCCCGTCTGCAAGGGGATATCGCGCCGGGGAGTTCGCTGAAAGAGATGGTCGGCAATGGCTATCTGGTCATTACCATTACGCCAACGGAAGGTGAGCGTTATCAGGGCGTTGTCGGTTTAGAAGGTGAAACCGTTGCAGAATGTCTGGAGAGCTATTTCCAGCAGTCCGAGCAGTTGCCGACACGGCTGTTTATCCGTACCGGACAGCACGAGGGCAATCAGGCGGCCGCGGGTATGCTGCTTCAGGTACTGCCTGCGCAGGATGCCGATCGTAATGATTTTGATCACCTGACGCAGCTCACCACCACGGTCAAAGCCGAAGAGCTGTTTACCCTGCCTGCCACCGAGGTGCTGTACCGCCTTTATCATCAGGAAGAAGTAACCGTGTACGAACCGCAGGATGTCGAATTCCGCTGCCACTGTTCGCGCGATCGTTGCGCAGATGCATTAATGACGCTGTCCGATCAGGAGATCAATGAAATGATCGAGCAGGACGGTGAAATCGATATGCACTGTGACTATTGTGGCACGCACTACTTGTTTAATTCGCTGGACATCCGCGCCATACGGCACGATTCATCAGGAAATCTGTTGCATTAA
- the hslR gene encoding ribosome-associated heat shock protein Hsp15, producing MVKATEQADDAVRLDKWLWAARFYKTRAIAREMIDGGKVHYNGQRGKPSKQVELNAEVKLRQGNDERTVVILAVSGQRRSATEAQALYQETTESIEKREKLAQARKMNALTMPHPDRRPDKKERRDLIKFKYSDQE from the coding sequence ATGGTGAAAGCTACCGAGCAGGCCGACGACGCCGTTCGTCTGGATAAATGGCTCTGGGCCGCCCGTTTCTATAAAACCCGGGCCATTGCCCGCGAAATGATCGACGGCGGCAAAGTGCACTATAACGGGCAACGCGGTAAGCCGAGCAAACAGGTCGAACTGAATGCCGAGGTTAAACTGCGTCAGGGCAATGACGAACGCACCGTGGTCATTTTGGCCGTCAGCGGCCAGCGCAGAAGCGCGACAGAGGCGCAGGCGTTGTATCAGGAAACGACCGAAAGTATTGAGAAACGAGAAAAGCTGGCGCAGGCGCGGAAAATGAATGCGCTAACGATGCCACATCCCGATCGCCGCCCTGATAAAAAAGAGCGACGCGATCTGATTAAATTTAAATACAGCGATCAGGAATAA
- the yrfG gene encoding GMP/IMP nucleotidase, protein MNPHVNWHDIDTVILDMDGTLLDLAFDSYFWLQLVPQSLSEKRHISLEKAHQLIEQEYQAVQHTLNWYCFDYWSERLDLDIYQMTTDIGTRARLRDDTTPFLAALRECGKETILLTNAHPHSLAVKIEHTGLDQHLDLLLSTHTYGYPKENQRLWQAVQQQTGFDPARTLFVDDSEPILDAAKTFGIHYCLGVRNPDSGQQEKAFLQHPSMNDYLALLPALRHSVNAG, encoded by the coding sequence ATGAATCCCCACGTTAACTGGCATGACATCGACACCGTGATACTGGATATGGATGGCACGCTGCTCGATCTGGCGTTTGACAGCTATTTCTGGCTTCAACTGGTGCCGCAGTCGCTCAGTGAAAAACGCCATATCAGCCTTGAGAAGGCACACCAGCTGATCGAACAAGAGTATCAGGCCGTTCAGCACACGCTAAACTGGTACTGTTTCGATTACTGGTCAGAACGTCTGGATCTGGATATCTATCAAATGACGACGGATATCGGCACTCGTGCCCGGCTGCGCGATGACACGACGCCGTTTTTAGCAGCGCTGCGCGAATGCGGTAAAGAGACCATTCTGCTGACCAACGCCCATCCACACAGTCTGGCGGTAAAAATCGAACACACCGGGCTGGATCAGCACCTTGATTTATTGCTTTCCACCCATACTTATGGATATCCGAAAGAGAATCAGCGCTTGTGGCAGGCCGTACAGCAGCAAACCGGTTTCGACCCTGCCAGAACATTATTCGTGGATGACAGCGAACCGATTCTGGATGCCGCGAAAACGTTCGGTATCCATTACTGTCTGGGCGTGCGTAATCCAGATTCCGGCCAGCAGGAAAAGGCATTCCTGCAACATCCGTCAATGAACGACTATCTTGCGCTGCTACCCGCTCTGCGTCACTCCGTTAACGCCGGGTAA
- a CDS encoding intracellular growth attenuator family protein, which translates to MSTIFTLLAILLACLIAIGGVIGYRLRRRFLSTPPLPVSQSLPRRLTEDERIAVERYLAQENSQQTTPLDTPNAQPKLPRSLQSNRVYPITHTITRYGLSTDAQNKWRYYIDTQEIHLPPSWEQFITENNTVELIKTRSIPLVISLNGHSLTECLDDRPLAPLPSEIPVPNASIRQEGSEHAELVTIRKETREEHAMHHSGGLKETAVLCLSFLLLFISLNSPIALLPWLIGTASLLAGWSLWQLFRSPSAQELQDVHCLHGTPQGLGLFGESNQGPLGNISLGNIDLIYPPHWQPYITQDLGRKTDVDIYLNRQVIRQGEHLSLHDEVKNFPLQRWGRNLLLAVGSLLSLILLVTNVQLELPLKLSLAWLQGAQRIQVTQVSDLEKAQLRIGDTLAVRGSGMCYVPAGIHPVSAPSSYAFSPFDCSAIYWNQAAPLPLPESETIEKASALLKSVNSQLHPQAEKEGQVNSQLASTIQKSGLILMKNFADVVLRTQDLCRQENDCSRLKNALVNLSDVKNWNTLVKDANSGTLKGMNVVLPAVSAETLESLVNSSTDQFFYQEINNAADSLNSPPPGGFLIRSDEGRQFVNHPLPPMPLNEYRPSDQWQELQRLSAMLLHTPFNATGVITQLSTDANGTQHINLHSEPDVITVWRYLGSCLLLLLFSATFIVNAVLTGIKMRKSQKRVADIQRYYASRFNMMTNAFPDNRPLLPR; encoded by the coding sequence ATGAGCACAATATTTACCTTATTGGCGATATTGCTTGCCTGTCTGATCGCGATCGGAGGTGTTATTGGCTACCGACTGCGCCGTCGTTTCTTATCCACTCCGCCATTACCCGTTTCGCAATCGCTTCCCCGACGGCTCACTGAAGATGAACGCATCGCCGTGGAGCGTTATCTGGCTCAGGAAAACAGCCAGCAAACTACGCCGCTTGATACCCCGAATGCGCAGCCAAAACTGCCGCGTTCCCTGCAAAGTAATCGGGTTTATCCCATCACCCATACGATTACACGCTATGGCCTGAGCACCGATGCTCAGAATAAGTGGCGCTACTACATTGATACACAAGAAATCCATCTTCCACCCAGTTGGGAACAGTTCATTACTGAAAACAACACCGTCGAACTGATAAAAACACGATCGATCCCGCTGGTTATTTCCCTGAACGGCCACTCGCTGACCGAGTGCCTTGACGACCGGCCGCTGGCCCCGCTACCGAGCGAAATACCTGTCCCGAATGCCTCCATCCGTCAGGAAGGCAGTGAGCATGCCGAGTTAGTCACTATCCGTAAGGAAACACGTGAAGAACACGCCATGCATCACTCAGGGGGTTTGAAGGAAACGGCGGTGCTCTGCCTGTCTTTTCTGCTCTTGTTCATCAGCCTGAATAGCCCTATCGCCCTGCTCCCCTGGCTGATCGGCACCGCATCCTTATTAGCAGGCTGGAGCCTGTGGCAGCTCTTTCGCTCACCGTCCGCTCAGGAACTGCAGGATGTGCACTGCCTTCACGGCACGCCGCAAGGCTTGGGTCTGTTTGGCGAATCCAATCAGGGGCCGCTCGGCAATATCTCGCTCGGTAATATCGATCTGATTTACCCGCCTCACTGGCAACCCTACATCACACAGGATCTGGGTAGAAAAACGGATGTCGATATCTATCTCAACCGACAGGTAATCCGTCAGGGGGAACACCTTTCACTGCACGATGAAGTGAAAAATTTCCCGCTACAGCGCTGGGGCCGAAATCTGCTGCTGGCCGTTGGTTCACTGCTCAGCCTGATTTTACTCGTCACTAACGTGCAGCTTGAACTGCCGCTAAAGCTCAGCCTGGCCTGGCTTCAGGGTGCGCAGCGCATTCAGGTCACGCAGGTCAGCGATCTGGAAAAGGCCCAGCTCCGCATTGGTGACACGCTGGCGGTGCGTGGCAGCGGTATGTGCTATGTGCCCGCAGGCATTCATCCGGTTTCCGCGCCGTCGTCCTACGCGTTCAGCCCGTTCGACTGCTCCGCCATTTACTGGAATCAAGCCGCACCGTTGCCCTTACCGGAATCCGAGACGATTGAAAAAGCTTCTGCCTTGCTGAAATCCGTCAACAGTCAACTCCATCCGCAGGCGGAAAAAGAAGGTCAGGTTAATTCTCAGCTAGCGTCCACGATCCAGAAATCAGGGCTGATTTTGATGAAAAACTTCGCTGATGTGGTTCTGAGAACACAAGATTTGTGTAGGCAGGAAAACGATTGCTCCCGCCTGAAAAATGCGCTGGTGAATCTGAGCGACGTCAAAAACTGGAATACGCTGGTCAAAGACGCCAACTCCGGCACGCTGAAAGGCATGAATGTGGTGCTGCCCGCCGTCAGCGCAGAAACGCTGGAATCCCTGGTCAACAGTTCTACCGATCAATTCTTCTATCAGGAAATCAATAACGCAGCAGACTCGCTGAACAGCCCACCGCCGGGTGGATTTCTGATTCGCAGCGATGAAGGACGACAGTTTGTTAACCACCCGCTCCCTCCGATGCCGCTCAATGAGTACCGCCCGTCGGACCAGTGGCAGGAACTCCAGCGGCTTTCTGCAATGCTGTTGCATACGCCGTTTAATGCCACGGGCGTGATCACACAGCTCAGCACCGATGCCAACGGGACGCAGCACATCAACCTGCACAGCGAACCCGACGTCATTACCGTCTGGCGCTACCTCGGCAGTTGCCTGCTGCTACTGCTGTTTTCTGCAACGTTTATCGTCAATGCGGTTCTGACCGGCATTAAAATGCGTAAAAGCCAGAAACGAGTGGCCGACATTCAGCGCTATTACGCTTCTCGGTTCAACATGATGACGAATGCGTTCCCGGACAATCGCCCCCTGCTCCCCCGCTAA
- the nudE gene encoding ADP compounds hydrolase NudE, which yields MSHNLQKPKILKVETVARSRLFNVESVDLEFSNGVRRVYERMRSSGRQAVMVVPVIDDELVLIREYAVGIEEYELGFPKGLIDPGETVFEAANRELMEEIGFGAEQLELLATLTMAPSYFSSQMNIVVARGLYPQSLEGDEPEPMPQVRWPVDNMMSLLQEPDFREARNVSALFLAHDWLRRTPR from the coding sequence ATGAGTCATAACCTGCAAAAACCTAAAATCCTCAAGGTAGAAACGGTAGCGCGTTCGCGCCTGTTTAATGTGGAATCCGTCGATCTTGAATTTAGCAACGGGGTACGCCGGGTTTATGAACGGATGCGTTCAAGCGGTCGACAGGCGGTGATGGTTGTCCCGGTCATTGATGATGAACTGGTGTTGATCCGTGAATACGCCGTTGGCATTGAGGAGTACGAATTAGGCTTCCCCAAAGGGCTTATCGATCCCGGTGAAACGGTCTTTGAAGCCGCTAATCGTGAGCTGATGGAAGAAATCGGCTTTGGGGCGGAACAGCTGGAGTTACTGGCGACATTAACCATGGCGCCTTCCTATTTTTCCAGCCAGATGAATATCGTGGTGGCGCGCGGGTTGTATCCACAAAGCCTGGAAGGGGACGAGCCGGAGCCCATGCCGCAAGTCCGTTGGCCAGTGGATAACATGATGTCGCTGCTGCAAGAGCCTGATTTCCGTGAAGCGCGTAATGTCAGTGCGCTGTTTTTGGCTCACGATTGGCTGCGTCGTACACCCCGCTAA
- a CDS encoding DUF1593 domain-containing protein — protein sequence MNIPKGSIRAPLMLLALVSTLLCPVLGQAAETAPEKTRILILTDIGNEPDDSQSLVRFLLYSNEFDVEGIVATTSTWLRDKVNPEMIMQRLDAYEQVLPNLRQHASGYPSAEALRQVVRSGRAGFGMDVVGDNKATEASRLIVQAVDKQDARPLWITVWGGAVDLAQALHDVRATRTPEQVATFVSKIRVYAISDQDNTGAWIRANFPTLRYITSIHAWNDYFLSTWIGMSSSFAEGSDMSQVNNEWLSKHIRNKGPLGAVYPAIEYTMEGDTPSFLYLIQNGLGDPEHTEYGSWGGRYAAIVPGDTSGLRVSTSDQVMSHNGKMYRTASATIWRWRDAFQNDFAARMDWTLTKESKKANHNPDLVLNGQSGRSIVTVSVKAGETVTLSADGSHDRDGDKVNYTWWQYKEPTATAIGVHFAPEVKLANASGMQTQFVAPDVKTPTPFHIILQAKDEGTPNLFSYRRAIVTVMPK from the coding sequence ATGAACATACCGAAGGGGAGCATACGTGCGCCGTTGATGTTACTGGCGTTGGTGAGCACGCTGCTATGTCCTGTGCTGGGTCAGGCGGCAGAAACCGCGCCGGAGAAAACCCGAATACTTATTCTGACGGACATTGGTAATGAACCTGATGACTCGCAGTCTTTGGTTCGCTTCCTGCTCTACAGTAACGAATTCGATGTCGAAGGGATTGTGGCGACCACTTCAACCTGGCTGAGAGATAAGGTCAATCCAGAGATGATTATGCAGCGTCTTGATGCTTACGAGCAGGTGTTGCCTAACCTGCGTCAGCATGCGTCCGGCTATCCGTCTGCGGAGGCATTGCGTCAGGTCGTCAGGTCTGGCCGTGCCGGATTTGGCATGGACGTCGTGGGTGATAATAAAGCGACAGAAGCCTCCAGATTGATTGTTCAGGCGGTGGACAAACAGGACGCCCGCCCGCTGTGGATTACAGTATGGGGCGGAGCGGTAGATTTAGCGCAGGCTCTCCATGACGTACGCGCTACTCGCACGCCAGAGCAGGTGGCGACGTTTGTCAGTAAGATTCGCGTGTACGCGATCTCCGATCAAGATAATACCGGTGCCTGGATTCGCGCTAACTTCCCGACGTTGCGCTACATCACCAGTATCCATGCCTGGAATGATTATTTCCTTTCTACCTGGATTGGCATGTCCTCATCGTTTGCCGAGGGTAGCGACATGAGCCAGGTGAATAACGAATGGCTGAGCAAACACATCCGTAACAAAGGCCCGCTCGGTGCGGTCTATCCTGCGATTGAATATACGATGGAAGGGGACACACCCTCATTCCTCTATCTGATTCAAAACGGGCTTGGCGATCCAGAACATACGGAATACGGCAGTTGGGGAGGACGCTACGCGGCCATCGTACCGGGCGACACCAGCGGGCTACGCGTCAGCACCTCCGATCAGGTCATGAGTCATAACGGCAAAATGTATCGTACCGCATCGGCCACGATCTGGCGCTGGCGTGACGCATTCCAGAATGATTTTGCTGCCCGCATGGACTGGACGCTGACGAAGGAAAGTAAAAAGGCTAACCATAACCCTGACCTTGTGCTGAATGGTCAGTCCGGGCGTTCTATTGTGACTGTGAGTGTTAAGGCGGGAGAAACCGTGACGCTGTCCGCCGACGGTTCTCACGATCGCGATGGCGACAAAGTGAATTATACCTGGTGGCAATATAAGGAGCCCACGGCTACCGCGATAGGCGTACATTTTGCGCCAGAGGTGAAGCTGGCCAACGCATCAGGGATGCAAACGCAGTTTGTTGCACCGGACGTTAAAACGCCGACGCCTTTCCATATCATTTTGCAGGCGAAAGATGAGGGAACACCGAATCTGTTCTCCTATCGTCGGGCGATTGTCACCGTGATGCCGAAGTGA